The Ascaphus truei isolate aAscTru1 chromosome 3, aAscTru1.hap1, whole genome shotgun sequence genome includes a region encoding these proteins:
- the LOC142491102 gene encoding retinol dehydrogenase 7-like → MWLPLLVLLALIFLYRWHRQRQTLQNLSDKYVLITGCDTGFGNLLAKQLDRRGLRVLAACLTERGAEDLKKETSSRLQTVILDVTDSQSVSSAAKWVTNTVGDAGLWGLVNNAGFGIAVCPNEWQKKEDFVNVLNVNLLGMIDVTLNLLHLIRKAQGRIVNVSSALGRLSTAGGGYSISKYGVEAFSDGLRRELCDFGVKVSIIEPGAFRTPMSVSESHKKNLKRLWENLPAEVKKDYGELYYQNWAQNLDKLMGPASSKLYEVTDCMEHALIAVYPWTRYSPGWDSKLFYIPVSYLPTILSDYVLCRSAPKPA, encoded by the exons ATGTGgctccctctgctggtgctcctGGCTCTGATTTTCCTGTACAGATGGCATAGGCAGAGACAGACACTGCAGAATCTCTCAGATAAATATGTGCTGATCACTGGATGTGACACTGGATTTGGGAACCTGCTGGCGAAGCAGCTGGACCGGCGTGGGCTGCGCGTGCTGGCAGCTtgtctgacagagagaggggcagaggacCTGAAGAAGGAGACATCCAGCAGACTGCAAACAGTAATCCTGGATGTTACCGACAGCCAGAGTGTGAGCTCTGCTGCCAAGTGGGTCACTAACACTGTAGGAGATGCAG GACTCTGGGGTTTAGTAAATAATGCTGGGTTTGGGATTGCCGTATGCCCCAATGAATGGCAAAAGAAGGAAGATTTTGTCAACGTGCTGAACGTCAACTTGCTGGGGATGATTGACGTGACCCTGAATCTGCTGCATCTCATCAGAAAAGCCCAGGGACGTATTGTCAATGTTTCTAGTGCTTTAGGGAGACTGTCTACTGCTGGTGGAGGGTACTCCATCTCAAAGTATGGCGTGGAAGCCTTCTCCGATGGTCTAAG AAGGGAGCTCTGTGATTTTGGGGTAAAAGTGTCAATCATAGAGCCTGGCGCCTTCAGAACTCCAATGTCTGTCTCAGAATCTCATAAGAAGAACCTGAAGCGGCTGTGGGAGAATCTACCTGCAGAAGTCAAGAAGGACTACGGAGAGCTGTATTACCAGAACT GGGCCCAGAACCTGGACAAATTGATGGGACCTGCTAGCTCCAAGCTATACGAGGTCACAGACTGCATGGAACATGCCCTGATTGCGGTTTACCCCTGGACGAGATACTCCCCTGGCTGGGACAGCAAACTCTTCTACATTCCTGTTTCATACCTCCCTACAATTCTATCTGATTATGTGCTATGTCGCTCGGCACCCAAACCAGCTTAG